The Gymnogyps californianus isolate 813 unplaced genomic scaffold, ASM1813914v2 HiC_scaffold_40, whole genome shotgun sequence genome has a window encoding:
- the LOC127028737 gene encoding microtubule-associated proteins 1A/1B light chain 3C-like produces the protein MQAGDSSSRPFKQRKSLATRMHEVTEIRIKYPNKIPVVVERYQKEKTLPPLNRTKFLVSQDLPLSQFAVTLRTRLCLASSQTFYLLVNNKGLPNMAVTMQELYRDNKDEDGFLYLTYASQEMFGSSSSSEPAAAWPQNDLPPPGPRGRSSRDSDAGETGDVSLQTWLKICGEPQIVAGPNLTTSLAAV, from the exons ATGCAGGCAGGCGACAGCAGCTCTCGCCCGTtcaagcagaggaaaagcctCG cCACCAGGATGCACGAAGTGACAGAGATCCGGATAAAATATCCCAACAAGATCCCG GTGGTTGTGGAGCGCTACCAGAAGGAGAAGACCTTGCCCCCCTTGAACAGGACCAAGTTTCTGGTGTCCCAGGACCTGCCCCTGTCCCAGTTTGCTGTCACCCTGCG GACGCGGCTCTGCCTGGCCTCCTCCCAGACCTTCTACCTGCTGGTGAACAACAAAGGGCTGCCGAACATGGCCGTCACCATGCAGGAGCTGTACCGGGACAACAAGGACGAGGATGGCTTTCTCTACCTGACCTACGCCTCCCAGGAGATGTTCGGCAGCTCTTCTTCCAGCGAGCCAGCAGCTGCTTGGCCACAAAACGACCTGCCACCACCGGGTCCTCGCGGCCGCTCGTCTCGGGACTCCGATGCTGGTGAGACCGGGGACGTATCTCTCCAAACTTGGCTTAAAATCTGTGGGGAGCCCCAAATTGTGGCTGGCCCAAACCTCACCacctctctggctgcagtttga
- the OLFM2 gene encoding noelin-2 isoform X1, producing MTVPLLKIGAVLSTMAMVTNWMSQTLPSLVGLNGTAVSRAGTSEKITLFQSPDEGWQVYTSAQAPDGKCLCTAVIPVQGTCSRDLRSHQLRQLMEKVQNISQSMEVLDLRTYRDLQYVRNTESLMKGLDSRLKVAAESQKSLNARSFQELKDKMTELLPLLPVLDQYKSDTRLIMHLKEEVRNLSGSLLAIQEEMGAYDYEELQQRVLMLEARLHACMQKLGCGKLTGVSNPITIRASGSRFGSWMTDTMTPSADSRVWYMDGYYKGRRVLEFRTLNDFVTGQNFVQHLLPHPWAGTGHVVFNGSLYYNKYQSNIAVKYHFRSRSVLVQRSLAGAGYNNTFPYSWGGFSDIDFMVDESGLWAVYTTNQNAGNIVVSRVDPQTLEVLHSWDTGYPKRSAGESFMICGTLYVTNSHLAGAKIYFAYYTNTSSYEYTDIPFHNQYSHISMLDYNPRERVLYTWNNGHQVIYNVTLFHVIKTSGEL from the exons ACCCTCTTCCAAAGCCCCGACGAGGGCTGGCAGGTTTACACCTCGGCGCAAGCCCCCGACGGCAAATGCCTCTGCACGGCCGTCATCCCCGTCCAGGGCACTTGCTCCCGTGACCTGCGCAGCCACCAGCTCCGCCAGCTCATGGAGAAG GTACAGAACATCTCCCAGTCGATGGAGGTGCTGGACCTCCGGACCTACCGGGACCTCCAGTACGTGCGTAACACCGAGTCCCTGATGAAGGGCTTGGACTCCAGGCTGAAGGTGGCTGCTGAGAGCCAGAAGAGCCTCAACGCCCGGAGCTTCCAG GAGCTGAAGGACAAGATGAcggagctgctgcctctgctgcccgtCCTGGATCAGTACAAGTCGGACACGAGGCTGATCATGCACCTGAAGGAGGAGGTGAGGAACCTCTCCGGGAGCTTGCTGGCCATCCAGGAGGAGATGGGTGCCTACGACTacgaggagctgcagcagcggGTGCTGATGCTGGAGGCACGGCTGCACGCCTGCATGCAAAAACTGG GCTGCGGGAAGCTGACGGGCGTCAGCAATCCCATCACCATCCGAGCGTCGGGCTCCCGCTTCGGGTCGTGGATGACCGACACGATGACACCCAGCGCTGACAGCCGG GTCTGGTACATGGACGGTTACTACAAGGGCCGCCGTGTCTTGGAGTTTCGGACCTTGAACGACTTCGTGACGGGACAGAACTTCGTGCAGCATCTCCTGCCGCATCCCTGGGCCGGCACCGGCCACGTGGTCTTCAACGGGTCCCTCTACTACAACAAATACCAGAGCAACATCGCGGTGAAGTACCACTTTCGCTCCCGTAGCGTGCTGGTGCAGCGCAGCCTCGCCGGCGCCGGCTACAACAACACCTTCCCTTATTCTTGGGGTGGTTTCTCCGACATCGACTTCATGGTGGACGAGAGCGGGCTCTGGGCCGTCTACACCACCAACCAAAACGCCGGCAACATCGTGGTGAGCCGGGTGGACCCCCAGACGCTGGAGGTCCTGCATAGCTGGGACACGGGTTACCCCAAACGAAGCGCCGGCGAGTCCTTCATGATCTGCGGCACGCTCTACGTCACCAACTCCCACCTTGCCGGCGCCAAGATCTATTTTGCCTACTACACAAACACTTCCAGCTACGAATACACGGATATTCCCTTCCACAACCAGTATTCCCACATATCCATGCTGGACTACAACCCGCGGGAGAGGGTGCTCTACACCTGGAACAACGGCCACCAGGTCATCTACAACGTCACGCTCTTCCACGTCATAAAGACGTCGGGCGAGCTGTGA
- the OLFM2 gene encoding noelin-2 isoform X2, translated as MTVPLLKIGAVLSTMAMVTNWMSQTLPSLVGLNGTAVAAGRATLFQSPDEGWQVYTSAQAPDGKCLCTAVIPVQGTCSRDLRSHQLRQLMEKVQNISQSMEVLDLRTYRDLQYVRNTESLMKGLDSRLKVAAESQKSLNARSFQELKDKMTELLPLLPVLDQYKSDTRLIMHLKEEVRNLSGSLLAIQEEMGAYDYEELQQRVLMLEARLHACMQKLGCGKLTGVSNPITIRASGSRFGSWMTDTMTPSADSRVWYMDGYYKGRRVLEFRTLNDFVTGQNFVQHLLPHPWAGTGHVVFNGSLYYNKYQSNIAVKYHFRSRSVLVQRSLAGAGYNNTFPYSWGGFSDIDFMVDESGLWAVYTTNQNAGNIVVSRVDPQTLEVLHSWDTGYPKRSAGESFMICGTLYVTNSHLAGAKIYFAYYTNTSSYEYTDIPFHNQYSHISMLDYNPRERVLYTWNNGHQVIYNVTLFHVIKTSGEL; from the exons ACCCTCTTCCAAAGCCCCGACGAGGGCTGGCAGGTTTACACCTCGGCGCAAGCCCCCGACGGCAAATGCCTCTGCACGGCCGTCATCCCCGTCCAGGGCACTTGCTCCCGTGACCTGCGCAGCCACCAGCTCCGCCAGCTCATGGAGAAG GTACAGAACATCTCCCAGTCGATGGAGGTGCTGGACCTCCGGACCTACCGGGACCTCCAGTACGTGCGTAACACCGAGTCCCTGATGAAGGGCTTGGACTCCAGGCTGAAGGTGGCTGCTGAGAGCCAGAAGAGCCTCAACGCCCGGAGCTTCCAG GAGCTGAAGGACAAGATGAcggagctgctgcctctgctgcccgtCCTGGATCAGTACAAGTCGGACACGAGGCTGATCATGCACCTGAAGGAGGAGGTGAGGAACCTCTCCGGGAGCTTGCTGGCCATCCAGGAGGAGATGGGTGCCTACGACTacgaggagctgcagcagcggGTGCTGATGCTGGAGGCACGGCTGCACGCCTGCATGCAAAAACTGG GCTGCGGGAAGCTGACGGGCGTCAGCAATCCCATCACCATCCGAGCGTCGGGCTCCCGCTTCGGGTCGTGGATGACCGACACGATGACACCCAGCGCTGACAGCCGG GTCTGGTACATGGACGGTTACTACAAGGGCCGCCGTGTCTTGGAGTTTCGGACCTTGAACGACTTCGTGACGGGACAGAACTTCGTGCAGCATCTCCTGCCGCATCCCTGGGCCGGCACCGGCCACGTGGTCTTCAACGGGTCCCTCTACTACAACAAATACCAGAGCAACATCGCGGTGAAGTACCACTTTCGCTCCCGTAGCGTGCTGGTGCAGCGCAGCCTCGCCGGCGCCGGCTACAACAACACCTTCCCTTATTCTTGGGGTGGTTTCTCCGACATCGACTTCATGGTGGACGAGAGCGGGCTCTGGGCCGTCTACACCACCAACCAAAACGCCGGCAACATCGTGGTGAGCCGGGTGGACCCCCAGACGCTGGAGGTCCTGCATAGCTGGGACACGGGTTACCCCAAACGAAGCGCCGGCGAGTCCTTCATGATCTGCGGCACGCTCTACGTCACCAACTCCCACCTTGCCGGCGCCAAGATCTATTTTGCCTACTACACAAACACTTCCAGCTACGAATACACGGATATTCCCTTCCACAACCAGTATTCCCACATATCCATGCTGGACTACAACCCGCGGGAGAGGGTGCTCTACACCTGGAACAACGGCCACCAGGTCATCTACAACGTCACGCTCTTCCACGTCATAAAGACGTCGGGCGAGCTGTGA